The DNA window GCTGGACAGGAAAAAGACTGCAGAACTTCGAAAAAATAAAATCCAACTTCGCTATTGTGATCAGCGAAAGAGACGGAAACCGTTTCAAAGGAAGTATTGTGGTACAGGCAGTTCGTCCGGTTTTCAACACCACGTATGAATCTCCTTTGCTTAACCTTCAGGATACAAGATTTTCTTTTGATTACGTGGAAAACGAAAACCTTATCTTCAACGAAAGACAGTTTTCAGGAAAAAATTTAATTGATGTCATCAGTTTTTATGTGTACGTTATTTTGGGAATGGATGCAGACAGTTTTCAGTCGATGGCAGGAACGCAATGGTATCACAAAGCACAGCAGATTGCACAGAATGGAGAATCTCAGAATACCTATGACGGCTGGAAGCAGATTAATGAGCCAAGAAGCCGTTCTATTCTGATTAAAGAAATCATGAGCCCGAACTGGAGCCAGCTTCGCGCTACTATTTATTCTTATCACAGAGCCGGACTGGATAATCTTTTCAATCAGGATCAGAGCCAAGGTAAAAAAGTGATTTTTGATGCTTTAATGCAGTTAAAACAATACGAAAACTCTTTCCAGCAGGCATATTTCTTCAATCTTTTTATGGATTCCAAGGCAGATGAGATTTTCAATATCTTCAATTCCGGAAATAACGGAGGAATTGTTTTAGGAGATCTTAAGAATGAAATGATCATCCTTTCGCCAAAAAATATTGATGCCAGATGGAATAAATGGAAACAGTAATTCTCTTGAATTCTGAAATCTAAAGTTCTATATTTGCAATAGCCAAATAATCGCTATTATCAATGCTTTCGAGAATTTACATTAAAAACTTTGCCCTTATTGATACGCTTGAAGTATCATTGCACAACGGTTTACAGGTGATTACCGGAGAAACCGGTGCGGGAAAATCTATTATTTTAGGTGCGCTCCGACTGATTCTGGGCGAAAGAGCAGATGTAAAATCGATCTCAAAAGCAGAAGAAAAAAGCATCGTAGAAACAGAATTTTCCCTGAACAATCAATTCAAGAAATTCTTTATCGAAAATGATCTTGATTATGAACATCAAACGATCATCCGCAGAGAAATTTTACCTTCCGGAAAATCGAGAGCATTTATTAATGATGTTCCTGTAACACTGGATATTTTAAAGGAACTGTCTTCCCAACTGATTGATATTCACTCACAGTTTGAAACGTCGAATCTTTTTACGGCAGAATATCAGTTTAAAATCATTGACGGACTTTCTGAAAACAAACAGATCATTCATGAATATCAGAATGAATTTTCAGATTTTCAAAGTCTTAAAACACAGCTCAAAAAGCTGCAGACTCAGCTTTCGGATTCCAATAAAGAAAGTGATTATAAAGCGTTTCTTCTGAACGAACTTGAGGAACTTCATCTGGATAATGTAGATTATGAAGAACTTCAGAATCAGCTTTCCATTCAGGAAAATGCGGAAATGATCTCCGATAATCTGGCGCAGGTTTTATCAAGATTTCATCAGGAAGAAGTAGGAATTTTGTCATTTTTTAATGAAGCGAAAAATAAACTTGCTAAAATTGCGGAAGTTTCCCAGAGTTTTGCAGAACTTGATGAAAGGCTTGAAATGTCTTTTGTAGAATTAAAAGACATTATCTCTGAGCTGGAAGATGAAGCGGAAAGCATAGAAGTAAATCCTGAAAATTTAGCCTTACTGGTTGAATTAAATAACAGAATCAATAATCTTTTTGTAAAACATAACGTTTCCGATCTTACGGAACTCAAAGAAATCAGAGATCAGTTAGCCGGAGAACAGCAGGGCGCGTCCGAACTGGAATCTCAGATTGAAGAAGTGGAGGAAAATATTTCCAAAAAGGAAAAAACACTTCAGTCTTTGGCTGAAAAGCTTTCGAAAAACAGAAAAAAAAGTATCCCTGTTTTCATCAAAAAAGTAGAATCTTTGCTCAAAAAACTAGGTCTTGAAAAAGCCAGAGTTGATATTGAACTTTTTGATACCTCCGAGTTCAATCCGTTCGGGAAAGAAAATATCCAGCTTTTGTTTCAGGCAAACTCAGGATTTCCGTTAAAGCCGATTCAAACGGCAATTTCCGGTGGTGAAAGGTCAAGGGTAATGTTGGCGGTAAAAAAGATCATTGCAGAAAGTGATGAACTTCCAACTTTAATTTTAGACGAAATCGATACCGGAGTTTCCGGAAAAGTAGCCGAAGAAATCGGAAATCTGATGCGTGAAATGTCTGCCGATATGCAATTAATTGTCATTTCCCACTTAGCACAGGTTGCCGCAAAAGGGAACAACAATTACAAAGTGCTGAAACAGGATATCGCCGGAAAAACCCAGTCTACTATTGTCCCATTAAGTGA is part of the Chryseobacterium indicum genome and encodes:
- a CDS encoding DUF4835 family protein, with amino-acid sequence MKKFLSIFLLLFLFSQSFSQELLATVQVNSQQLGGSNQSAYKALEKSLRDFINNTSWTGKRLQNFEKIKSNFAIVISERDGNRFKGSIVVQAVRPVFNTTYESPLLNLQDTRFSFDYVENENLIFNERQFSGKNLIDVISFYVYVILGMDADSFQSMAGTQWYHKAQQIAQNGESQNTYDGWKQINEPRSRSILIKEIMSPNWSQLRATIYSYHRAGLDNLFNQDQSQGKKVIFDALMQLKQYENSFQQAYFFNLFMDSKADEIFNIFNSGNNGGIVLGDLKNEMIILSPKNIDARWNKWKQ
- a CDS encoding DNA repair protein RecN; this translates as MLSRIYIKNFALIDTLEVSLHNGLQVITGETGAGKSIILGALRLILGERADVKSISKAEEKSIVETEFSLNNQFKKFFIENDLDYEHQTIIRREILPSGKSRAFINDVPVTLDILKELSSQLIDIHSQFETSNLFTAEYQFKIIDGLSENKQIIHEYQNEFSDFQSLKTQLKKLQTQLSDSNKESDYKAFLLNELEELHLDNVDYEELQNQLSIQENAEMISDNLAQVLSRFHQEEVGILSFFNEAKNKLAKIAEVSQSFAELDERLEMSFVELKDIISELEDEAESIEVNPENLALLVELNNRINNLFVKHNVSDLTELKEIRDQLAGEQQGASELESQIEEVEENISKKEKTLQSLAEKLSKNRKKSIPVFIKKVESLLKKLGLEKARVDIELFDTSEFNPFGKENIQLLFQANSGFPLKPIQTAISGGERSRVMLAVKKIIAESDELPTLILDEIDTGVSGKVAEEIGNLMREMSADMQLIVISHLAQVAAKGNNNYKVLKQDIAGKTQSTIVPLSDEEKLNEIAQLLSGSKITEAALAQAKELIG